In Candidatus Brocadiaceae bacterium, the following are encoded in one genomic region:
- a CDS encoding type II toxin-antitoxin system Phd/YefM family antitoxin, which yields MVQDVRYVRIGAFAVTRLPITEARDHLADLGNRVALRGERIVVERRGRSLFALVPMEDVDLLERMEDEWDLEAVRERLNEPARPFARVKKELGL from the coding sequence ATGGTACAAGACGTACGTTACGTAAGGATAGGAGCATTTGCCGTGACCCGACTACCGATTACCGAAGCGCGCGATCACCTGGCCGACCTGGGCAACCGCGTCGCCCTGCGCGGCGAGCGCATCGTTGTTGAGCGCCGGGGCAGGAGCCTCTTCGCCCTGGTGCCCATGGAAGACGTGGACCTCCTGGAGCGGATGGAAGACGAGTGGGACCTTGAAGCCGTCCGCGAGCGGCTGAACGAGCCTGCGCGCCCCTTCGCCAGGGTCAAGAAGGAACTCGGCCTGTAG